In Symmachiella dynata, the following are encoded in one genomic region:
- a CDS encoding prenyltransferase/squalene oxidase repeat-containing protein yields MFAQSPLTLERIEGCYQTAAERLLSERNAAGHWEGELSTSALSTATAVMALHMVQQHSTPATQDDQNLIDGGLQWLVDHQNDDGGWGDTVKSLSNISTTMLAHAVFHATGTVDTFSTTVTAARDYIDTAGGVPAVIARYGKDKTFSVPILTHCALAGLVDWSEVSALPFELACIPPQFYKTIRLPVVSYALPALIAIGQVRFQHRKPWFLPLRWLRQAAIGRSLRLLKKIQPTSGGFLEAAPLTSFVTMSLAGCGLTDHPVVRQGVKFLRDSVRPDGSWPIDTNLATWTTTLSVNALQDDLSVEDQSAIRDWLLQQQYREVHPYTNADPGGWAWTDLSGGVPDADDTPGAILALLKLRTEETIPADEAEALAAAVNWLLDLQNRDGGWPTFCRGWGALPFDRSAADLTAHAIRALLAWKSRQPEAEPALLSRSAQAIQRGFAYLSKVQRADGSWLPLWFGNQFSPDDENPVYGTARVLAAYAEAGRYDSPQAQQGLKWIKSVQNSDGGWGGNAGISSSVEETALAVEAILAETEISPAAGRGVGWLVSCVDGNEFARTTPIGFYFAKLWYFERLYPIIFTVAALGCARAKYSQTTRDETFPTKTPLHSSHSD; encoded by the coding sequence GTGTTTGCACAATCCCCCCTGACTCTCGAACGCATCGAAGGCTGTTATCAAACGGCAGCGGAGAGACTGTTGTCCGAACGCAATGCCGCCGGACATTGGGAAGGAGAGCTGTCGACGTCGGCGCTCTCGACTGCAACAGCGGTCATGGCGCTACACATGGTGCAGCAACACAGCACACCAGCGACGCAGGACGATCAAAATTTGATTGATGGCGGGTTGCAGTGGTTGGTGGATCACCAAAACGATGATGGCGGGTGGGGCGATACGGTCAAAAGCCTCAGCAACATTTCGACCACGATGTTGGCCCACGCGGTGTTTCACGCAACCGGCACAGTAGATACGTTTTCCACGACCGTAACCGCTGCTCGCGATTACATCGACACCGCAGGCGGAGTCCCAGCGGTCATTGCGCGTTATGGAAAAGACAAGACATTTTCGGTCCCAATTTTGACGCACTGCGCCCTGGCCGGTTTGGTCGATTGGAGCGAGGTCTCCGCACTGCCGTTCGAATTGGCCTGCATCCCGCCCCAATTCTATAAGACCATACGACTGCCGGTCGTTAGCTATGCCTTGCCGGCGTTGATTGCGATTGGACAAGTCCGGTTTCAGCATCGCAAACCGTGGTTTCTGCCGTTGCGCTGGTTGCGGCAGGCAGCGATTGGGCGGAGTCTGCGATTGCTAAAGAAAATCCAACCGACCAGCGGCGGATTTCTCGAAGCAGCGCCGCTGACGAGTTTCGTCACCATGAGTTTGGCGGGCTGCGGGTTGACGGATCATCCGGTGGTGCGACAAGGGGTGAAGTTTTTACGCGACTCGGTTCGCCCAGACGGAAGTTGGCCGATCGATACAAATCTTGCGACATGGACCACGACGTTGTCGGTGAACGCTTTGCAAGACGATCTCTCCGTCGAGGACCAATCAGCAATTCGCGATTGGCTGTTGCAGCAGCAATATCGCGAGGTGCATCCCTACACCAATGCCGATCCGGGCGGATGGGCGTGGACCGATTTATCGGGCGGCGTGCCGGATGCGGACGACACGCCCGGGGCCATCTTAGCGTTACTCAAATTGCGCACAGAGGAAACGATTCCCGCCGACGAAGCGGAGGCACTCGCGGCTGCGGTCAATTGGTTGTTGGATTTGCAAAATCGCGACGGCGGCTGGCCCACGTTTTGCCGCGGTTGGGGCGCCTTGCCATTCGACCGCAGCGCCGCGGATTTGACAGCACACGCGATTCGGGCATTGCTCGCCTGGAAGTCACGGCAACCGGAGGCGGAGCCTGCGTTGTTGTCACGGTCCGCTCAGGCCATCCAGCGGGGGTTTGCCTACTTGAGCAAAGTCCAGCGGGCTGACGGCTCCTGGCTGCCGCTGTGGTTTGGCAATCAGTTTTCACCGGATGATGAAAACCCGGTCTACGGCACGGCACGGGTCTTGGCAGCCTACGCCGAGGCTGGGCGTTACGACTCGCCGCAGGCGCAACAAGGCCTGAAATGGATAAAATCGGTGCAAAATTCCGACGGGGGTTGGGGCGGCAATGCCGGTATTTCCTCAAGTGTCGAGGAAACAGCGCTGGCGGTTGAAGCAATATTGGCGGAAACGGAGATATCCCCTGCCGCTGGTCGCGGGGTGGGCTGGCTGGTAAGCTGTGTGGATGGAAATGAGTTCGCTCGCACGACCCCTATTGGTTTTTATTTCGCCAAATTGTGGTATTTTGAGAGGTTATATCCGATAATCTTCACCGTAGCCGCCCTGGGCTGCGCGCGGGCGAAATATA
- a CDS encoding ATP-binding protein, which translates to MAGQRITVVISQAQSKNPQLRALEEDIATQLMLDGKVEVSLVPHLYDLTTDHPGMLFLKSVPGDLIVLSWLYPRASRWILDRNGISGQEGKSELKSEEEEEVDEEELQPSANAIGARDVPNRKIYTIDLRARDQAADFLGEIQRIANSAAVQTVELLDWIGGTPRPDQMQQYLNPQKNENGNGQPVNGNGNGHSPADSNGHRPIDLEGGPVKRRWYPVIDYSRCTNCMECIDFCLFGVYGVDGAERILVEQQDNCKKGCPACSRVCPENAIIFPGHKTPAIAGSEEGGIGNLKIDLSKLFGAPSAMELAAQERDTELVADGRDAVGMTVGIPKRQDSQPQKRDQLDDLIDGLDDLDF; encoded by the coding sequence ATGGCAGGTCAGCGGATTACGGTGGTTATCTCCCAGGCTCAAAGCAAAAATCCCCAACTGCGGGCTTTGGAAGAAGATATCGCCACGCAACTCATGCTCGACGGCAAAGTGGAGGTGTCGCTGGTTCCTCACTTGTATGATCTGACCACCGATCATCCCGGCATGCTGTTCCTCAAATCGGTCCCCGGCGATCTGATCGTGCTCTCCTGGCTATACCCCCGTGCCTCGCGTTGGATTCTGGATCGCAACGGCATCAGCGGACAAGAGGGCAAAAGCGAGCTGAAGTCCGAGGAGGAAGAAGAGGTCGACGAGGAAGAATTGCAACCGTCAGCCAATGCCATCGGCGCTCGAGATGTTCCCAACCGAAAAATCTATACAATCGATCTCCGCGCCCGGGATCAAGCGGCCGATTTTCTGGGCGAGATCCAGCGGATCGCCAACAGCGCTGCTGTGCAAACCGTTGAGTTGCTGGACTGGATCGGCGGCACGCCCCGCCCCGACCAAATGCAGCAATACTTGAATCCGCAAAAAAATGAAAACGGCAACGGACAGCCGGTCAATGGAAATGGGAATGGGCACAGCCCCGCTGACAGCAATGGTCACCGTCCCATTGATCTCGAAGGTGGTCCGGTCAAACGTCGCTGGTATCCGGTGATCGACTACAGCCGTTGCACCAATTGCATGGAGTGCATCGACTTCTGTCTGTTTGGGGTGTATGGCGTCGATGGAGCGGAACGGATTTTGGTCGAACAACAGGACAACTGTAAAAAAGGTTGCCCTGCCTGCAGTCGTGTTTGCCCCGAGAATGCCATCATCTTTCCCGGTCACAAAACCCCCGCGATTGCCGGTTCGGAAGAAGGGGGCATTGGAAATCTCAAGATCGATCTTTCCAAACTGTTTGGCGCCCCGTCAGCCATGGAGTTGGCGGCGCAGGAACGCGATACCGAATTGGTTGCAGATGGACGGGATGCGGTGGGAATGACCGTCGGCATTCCCAAACGTCAAGATTCCCAACCGCAAAAGCGCGATCAACTCGACGACCTGATTGACGGTCTTGATGACCTCGATTTTTAA
- a CDS encoding glycine cleavage system protein H — translation MSDDLIFMMGSYEARFPQDRNYVESHLWFQPQGEVYRVGFTAYSVRLLQDVYFLDWTIDADTAVRKKQEVGEVESSKALSTLYAPADGRLVAFNDAVLDDPSLINTDNYGAGWLFEFATEAPTLAPAEYLELLDAGWEATQRIIKGQMND, via the coding sequence ATGTCCGATGATTTGATTTTTATGATGGGAAGCTACGAAGCTCGGTTTCCCCAAGATCGCAACTACGTGGAAAGCCACCTGTGGTTTCAACCCCAGGGTGAGGTGTACCGCGTCGGCTTCACCGCCTATTCCGTACGGCTGTTGCAGGACGTTTATTTTTTGGATTGGACGATCGATGCGGATACGGCTGTTCGCAAAAAGCAAGAAGTCGGTGAGGTCGAAAGTTCCAAAGCGCTCTCCACCCTCTACGCCCCCGCCGACGGACGTCTCGTGGCGTTCAACGATGCGGTGTTGGATGATCCGTCGTTGATCAACACCGACAATTATGGCGCGGGGTGGTTATTCGAGTTTGCGACCGAAGCCCCCACGCTGGCGCCAGCGGAGTATCTCGAATTGCTCGACGCGGGATGGGAGGCGACGCAGCGGATCATCAAGGGGCAAATGAACGACTAA
- a CDS encoding MFS transporter yields the protein MKPSDHLDAVTRAVLWNSMLWTAGNALTSGGFLSYFASELNASPFILSVLMATPETVGIMALAGRPIIRWLGDRKRTWFVCSLISRGALCGIPLLAIPTLRPAGIDPVWIMIGCLAIAQAAQAVAFVAYFSWLSDLVPGRRWGRFFALRQIATLVVLLVVPVAAGYARGYWRSSYSDQQALWALMGTMLLGIGLLLASLWPMLHIRSIPIRESSADLEYQRRGFTGGSVTLKGIGRALADQPFRRLCFYSWWLAFWSGLTQVVIFKFLYGPLAISLGTYYLLSSVMKLVQIPISWKTGIVADRFGNKTALILGVLATAAAMLFFCLAGIAQWWWVFGAYVMWGGWGAVNIAAPNLMLKLSPRSDNAANIALFRHVAGLIAGVSGILGGFLFARLAEQGTLAMGWEFTADPYQLLFLISFVGRALTVFWILPLREPAANFMVDVEEIAPNVDNPS from the coding sequence GTGAAGCCCAGCGACCACCTCGATGCCGTTACTCGCGCGGTGCTGTGGAATTCGATGTTGTGGACGGCCGGCAATGCGCTGACTTCGGGCGGGTTTTTGAGCTACTTCGCCTCGGAATTAAATGCCAGCCCATTTATTTTATCAGTGCTGATGGCAACGCCCGAAACGGTTGGCATCATGGCGCTCGCTGGGCGGCCGATTATCCGTTGGTTGGGTGACCGTAAACGGACGTGGTTTGTCTGTTCATTGATTTCGCGCGGGGCGCTGTGTGGAATTCCCTTGCTGGCCATCCCCACGCTCAGGCCGGCTGGCATTGATCCTGTCTGGATTATGATCGGCTGTTTGGCCATTGCTCAAGCGGCACAGGCGGTTGCATTCGTCGCTTACTTTTCGTGGTTGTCCGATTTAGTACCCGGTCGTCGCTGGGGACGGTTTTTTGCGTTGCGGCAAATTGCGACCTTAGTGGTGTTGTTGGTCGTACCGGTCGCCGCTGGTTATGCGCGTGGATATTGGCGCAGTAGTTATTCCGATCAACAAGCCCTGTGGGCGTTGATGGGGACCATGCTCCTCGGCATCGGATTGCTCTTGGCGTCGCTATGGCCCATGCTCCACATCCGGTCGATTCCCATACGGGAATCCTCAGCGGACTTGGAGTACCAGCGTCGGGGCTTCACGGGCGGATCGGTGACGCTAAAGGGAATTGGCCGGGCGCTCGCGGATCAGCCGTTTCGTCGGCTATGTTTTTATAGTTGGTGGTTGGCCTTTTGGTCCGGGCTGACGCAGGTGGTGATCTTCAAATTTTTGTATGGACCGTTGGCGATTTCGCTCGGCACCTATTATCTGCTCTCCAGCGTGATGAAGTTGGTGCAAATTCCGATTTCTTGGAAGACGGGAATCGTCGCCGACCGGTTTGGCAACAAGACGGCCCTGATCCTGGGCGTGCTGGCAACGGCTGCGGCGATGCTGTTTTTCTGTCTAGCGGGGATCGCGCAGTGGTGGTGGGTTTTTGGAGCCTATGTGATGTGGGGCGGATGGGGAGCGGTGAATATCGCAGCGCCCAATTTGATGCTCAAACTTTCGCCGCGTAGCGACAATGCCGCCAACATCGCACTGTTCCGGCATGTAGCGGGGTTGATTGCCGGTGTGAGCGGAATTCTGGGTGGATTTCTGTTCGCCAGATTGGCAGAGCAGGGAACTCTTGCGATGGGATGGGAATTCACGGCGGATCCTTATCAATTGTTGTTTCTCATTTCGTTTGTGGGACGTGCTTTGACGGTGTTTTGGATTCTTCCGCTTCGAGAACCGGCTGCGAATTTTATGGTCGACGTTGAAGAGATCGCTCCGAACGTCGATAATCCCAGCTAA
- a CDS encoding diacylglycerol kinase family protein, translating into MKRTPLRQSFVHAFSGMWQAWRHERNLRIHVVVAVTVCGLAGWLQIPPRDGAILVLTIALVISAELFNTSLEVIVDLVSPERHELAKTAKDVAAAAVLVLAIAAVIVGLLILGPPLYGRFA; encoded by the coding sequence ATGAAACGGACGCCGCTGCGGCAAAGTTTCGTGCACGCCTTTTCGGGAATGTGGCAAGCGTGGCGTCACGAGCGGAACTTGCGGATTCATGTCGTAGTTGCGGTGACCGTCTGCGGACTGGCGGGCTGGTTACAGATCCCGCCGCGGGATGGGGCCATCTTGGTACTCACAATTGCTCTAGTGATTTCCGCCGAGTTATTCAATACGTCGCTGGAAGTAATCGTCGATCTTGTCTCGCCTGAGCGACACGAATTAGCAAAAACCGCCAAGGACGTGGCCGCTGCGGCCGTGCTCGTCCTGGCGATTGCGGCGGTGATTGTCGGGCTGCTGATCCTCGGCCCGCCGCTTTATGGCCGATTTGCCTAA
- a CDS encoding tRNA (cytidine(34)-2'-O)-methyltransferase, whose protein sequence is MSEKSEPLLHIVLYQPDIPQNTGNIGRTCAAVGAKLWLVRPLGFHLDAKHLRRAGMDYWKFVDWEAVDDLREIRARLPERTWWYITKFGRRQVWDAEFGQGDVVVFGSETRGLPAGLLQENEGHCLQYPMREEVRSLNLASTATAVIYEAVRQFGGLEGAAE, encoded by the coding sequence ATGTCTGAGAAAAGTGAACCGCTGTTACACATTGTCCTCTATCAACCGGACATTCCGCAGAACACCGGCAACATCGGTCGCACCTGCGCCGCGGTGGGAGCCAAGTTGTGGTTAGTGCGGCCGTTGGGATTTCATCTCGACGCCAAACATCTTCGCCGGGCGGGGATGGATTACTGGAAGTTTGTCGATTGGGAAGCGGTCGATGATCTGCGGGAAATCCGCGCACGGCTTCCTGAGCGCACGTGGTGGTACATCACCAAATTCGGCCGCCGACAGGTGTGGGACGCCGAGTTCGGGCAAGGCGATGTCGTCGTCTTCGGCAGCGAAACCCGCGGACTTCCCGCCGGACTACTACAGGAAAACGAAGGGCATTGCCTGCAATACCCAATGCGTGAAGAGGTCCGCAGCTTGAATTTGGCCAGCACAGCAACAGCGGTGATCTACGAAGCGGTGCGGCAATTCGGAGGCTTGGAAGGGGCAGCAGAATGA
- a CDS encoding class I tRNA ligase family protein, producing MFEKVSADAEFVGGEHQVLKFWESAGIFDKLRAKNAGKPPWSFLDGPITANNPMGVHHAWGRTYKDAYQRFFAMNGHELRYQNGFDCQGLWVEIEVERDLGFTTKASIESMGIDTFSNACKQRVLKFAARQTEQSIRLGYWMDWDSPEELRKLSENVGKDEPVTITTPSGKTATGPAHQLVGRLGCPEWGGSYFTFSTENNETIWTFLKKCFERGKIKKGHDVMPWSGRAGSAYSQMEVADGRKLSVHKSVFVRFPLRGRTDEYLLVWTTTPWTLTSNVAAAVNPELEYVKLKSKRDGAVYYFAKENLDFQRLSREFKEGFGRPEWEWPKDVPKLKSLGQIFKEQGGFEIEATILGAEMVGWEYDGPFDDLAAQQQSGGVPTDESLADKSGVSCHRVIDGGRDSKGKPNVVAGEGTGIVHIAPGCGDIDHKLGAEQGIVGIAPLEEDGTFTSEFGDFAGRRANDPETAELVFEKLKAKHLLVAVESYPHIYPHCWRTGDELVFRLVDEWFIDMDWRDEIKAVTEQIRWLPDSIDGKEREIEWLTNMRDWMISKKRFWGLALPIWVDEETGDFEVIGSLAELKERAVEGWDEFEGHTPHRPWIDKVKIANPKNGNVMSRIPDVGNPWLDAGIVPFSTMHYNSNREEWQKWYPADFVTECFPGQFRNWFYALLAMGTMMDNTPPFKTLLGHRLVMNEEGKPMHKSDGTAIWFEEAAEQVGVDTMRWMFLGQNPATDLRFGHRNPDKPVTLQTPNGPVDQTAEGVPTCAVVSGPADETRRQILITLWNTYTFFVNYARLDEFDAAAAPVPVAERPEIDRWVLANLHALVQTANTEMQDFNVAGFLKEAARFIDDLSNWYIRRNRRRFWRSKDAGDRDKLAAYQTLYDVLVTLTKLLAPVIPFLSERLYQNLVCAVDKTAPESVHLCDYPQADPAVLDPELSQRMALAQLVVNLGHGLREKTSLRVRQPLAELRFACANPAHLSAIENLSDVIKEELNIKQITGCENLDELVSYTYKPNLKTLGPRYGKLLGVIRKELPNLDGHLLAPLRSGESVTVTLGGEELELGPDDVMVGTEQAADWAAADQDGVQIALSTVLTPELIGEGMARDVVRHVQQLRKDADLDIENRIAVTYCTDDAEVVAAIEQWQDYVCGETLADALSRTETSPEGAKSVSVGPADVALAIAKV from the coding sequence ATGTTTGAAAAAGTTTCGGCCGACGCCGAGTTTGTGGGGGGAGAACATCAGGTTCTCAAGTTTTGGGAGTCCGCTGGGATTTTCGATAAGCTGCGCGCGAAAAACGCGGGCAAGCCCCCTTGGAGTTTCCTGGATGGACCGATCACCGCCAACAACCCAATGGGCGTGCACCACGCCTGGGGGCGGACCTATAAGGATGCCTACCAACGCTTTTTCGCCATGAACGGCCACGAACTGCGTTATCAAAACGGGTTTGATTGCCAAGGCCTGTGGGTCGAGATCGAAGTCGAACGCGATCTTGGTTTTACCACCAAAGCCAGCATCGAATCCATGGGCATCGACACCTTTTCAAATGCCTGCAAACAACGCGTGCTTAAGTTTGCCGCGCGGCAAACCGAGCAGTCGATTCGTCTCGGTTATTGGATGGATTGGGACAGTCCAGAAGAGCTGCGCAAGTTGTCCGAAAATGTTGGCAAGGACGAGCCGGTCACGATCACGACACCGTCGGGCAAAACCGCGACCGGTCCGGCGCATCAACTTGTGGGGCGGCTTGGTTGTCCGGAATGGGGGGGAAGCTACTTTACCTTCTCGACCGAAAACAACGAGACAATCTGGACGTTTCTGAAGAAGTGTTTTGAGCGGGGCAAAATCAAGAAGGGGCACGACGTGATGCCCTGGTCGGGCCGCGCTGGGTCGGCCTATAGCCAGATGGAAGTCGCTGACGGCCGGAAGCTGTCGGTGCACAAATCGGTCTTTGTCCGCTTTCCCTTACGCGGCCGCACGGACGAATACCTGCTCGTATGGACAACGACGCCCTGGACGCTCACCAGCAACGTTGCCGCCGCTGTGAATCCCGAATTGGAATACGTCAAACTCAAATCCAAACGCGACGGGGCCGTCTATTATTTCGCCAAAGAAAACCTCGACTTTCAACGTCTGTCACGCGAATTCAAAGAAGGCTTCGGCCGCCCGGAATGGGAATGGCCCAAGGATGTCCCCAAGCTGAAATCGTTGGGGCAGATTTTCAAAGAGCAGGGCGGGTTCGAAATCGAAGCGACGATCCTCGGCGCGGAGATGGTCGGTTGGGAGTACGACGGACCATTCGATGATCTTGCTGCGCAACAACAGTCAGGTGGCGTGCCGACCGATGAATCGTTGGCCGACAAATCTGGTGTCAGCTGCCACCGCGTCATCGATGGCGGACGGGATTCCAAAGGGAAACCGAACGTCGTCGCTGGGGAGGGAACGGGCATCGTGCATATCGCTCCCGGTTGCGGTGACATCGATCACAAGCTCGGCGCGGAGCAGGGTATTGTCGGCATTGCCCCGTTGGAAGAGGATGGCACCTTCACGTCGGAATTCGGAGATTTCGCCGGCCGTCGCGCCAACGATCCGGAGACCGCTGAGTTGGTCTTCGAAAAACTGAAGGCCAAACATCTGTTGGTTGCGGTCGAGAGTTATCCGCACATCTATCCGCACTGTTGGCGGACCGGCGACGAGTTAGTGTTTCGGCTCGTCGACGAATGGTTCATCGATATGGATTGGCGGGACGAAATCAAAGCGGTCACCGAACAAATCCGCTGGCTCCCCGATTCGATCGACGGTAAGGAGCGGGAAATCGAATGGCTGACCAACATGCGGGACTGGATGATCTCCAAAAAACGCTTTTGGGGACTGGCGCTGCCGATTTGGGTCGATGAGGAAACCGGCGATTTTGAAGTCATCGGGTCATTGGCGGAGCTGAAAGAACGCGCCGTCGAAGGCTGGGATGAATTCGAAGGGCACACGCCGCACCGGCCTTGGATCGACAAAGTTAAAATCGCGAATCCGAAGAACGGCAACGTGATGTCACGGATTCCTGACGTCGGTAATCCCTGGCTCGATGCGGGAATCGTCCCGTTCTCGACGATGCACTACAACAGCAATCGCGAGGAATGGCAGAAGTGGTATCCGGCCGATTTCGTCACCGAATGTTTCCCCGGCCAGTTCCGCAATTGGTTTTATGCGTTGCTGGCAATGGGCACGATGATGGACAACACGCCCCCGTTCAAAACGCTGCTGGGACACCGGCTGGTGATGAACGAAGAGGGCAAGCCGATGCACAAATCCGACGGCACCGCTATCTGGTTTGAGGAAGCGGCTGAGCAGGTCGGTGTCGATACGATGCGGTGGATGTTCCTAGGACAAAACCCGGCGACCGACCTGCGGTTTGGGCATCGTAACCCGGACAAACCAGTCACGCTGCAAACGCCCAATGGGCCGGTGGATCAGACGGCCGAAGGGGTTCCCACCTGCGCCGTTGTGAGCGGCCCCGCTGATGAAACGCGGCGGCAGATTTTGATCACGTTGTGGAACACCTATACGTTTTTCGTCAACTATGCCCGGCTCGATGAATTTGACGCCGCTGCGGCGCCGGTTCCGGTGGCAGAGCGGCCGGAAATCGACCGTTGGGTGTTGGCCAACCTGCATGCCTTGGTCCAAACGGCCAATACAGAAATGCAAGACTTCAACGTCGCCGGATTTTTGAAAGAGGCGGCACGATTTATCGATGATCTGTCAAACTGGTACATCCGCCGCAACCGCCGCCGGTTTTGGCGTTCCAAGGATGCGGGCGATCGCGACAAATTGGCCGCCTATCAAACGTTGTACGACGTGCTGGTCACGCTGACGAAATTGCTCGCCCCGGTGATTCCGTTTCTCAGCGAACGGCTGTATCAAAACCTGGTTTGTGCAGTCGATAAGACGGCCCCCGAAAGCGTGCATTTGTGCGACTATCCCCAAGCCGATCCAGCGGTGCTCGATCCGGAATTGAGCCAGCGGATGGCATTGGCGCAACTGGTCGTGAATCTCGGCCACGGGCTGCGTGAAAAAACGAGCCTCCGCGTGCGGCAACCGTTGGCCGAATTGCGATTTGCCTGCGCGAACCCGGCGCATCTCTCGGCGATTGAAAATCTGTCGGATGTGATCAAGGAAGAATTGAACATCAAACAGATCACCGGTTGCGAAAACCTGGACGAATTGGTTTCGTACACCTACAAGCCGAACCTGAAAACACTTGGACCGCGGTACGGGAAACTGTTGGGTGTGATTCGCAAGGAGTTGCCGAATTTGGATGGTCACTTGTTGGCGCCGTTACGCAGTGGCGAGTCGGTGACGGTTACGCTGGGTGGCGAAGAGCTCGAATTAGGACCGGACGACGTGATGGTCGGCACCGAGCAAGCGGCCGATTGGGCGGCGGCGGATCAGGATGGCGTGCAGATTGCACTATCCACGGTACTGACGCCGGAGTTAATCGGCGAAGGGATGGCCCGCGACGTGGTGCGGCACGTGCAACAATTGCGTAAGGATGCGGATTTGGATATCGAGAATCGCATCGCGGTGACATATTGCACAGACGATGCGGAAGTTGTGGCGGCGATCGAGCAGTGGCAGGATTATGTCTGCGGCGAAACCCTCGCCGACGCGTTGAGTCGTACCGAGACATCGCCGGAGGGGGCTAAGAGTGTGAGTGTCGGCCCCGCGGATGTCGCGTTGGCGATTGCCAAGGTGTGA
- a CDS encoding purine-nucleoside phosphorylase, producing MSEQLEQIQQATKAVRERFATKPRVGLILGTGLGGLAAEIDEHATIPYHEIPHFPESTVESHTGQLVCGTLSGLPIVAMEGRFHFYEGYSMREVTFPVRVMQELGVEILLVTNAAGGMNPQHNLGDLVVIEDHINFMGDNPLIGRNDESLGPRFPDMCAPYDRELIDLAEASALELGIRAHRGVFVAVAGPNLETRAEYRMLRSWGADLVGMSTVPEVIVAAHAGLRVLAISIVTDVCLPDALEPVDIAAIIKVAGEGGERLAKVIPDVLTRLADA from the coding sequence GTGAGCGAGCAGCTGGAGCAGATTCAACAGGCCACCAAGGCTGTGCGTGAGCGATTCGCCACCAAACCGCGGGTCGGATTGATTTTGGGTACGGGACTGGGGGGATTGGCGGCGGAAATCGACGAGCACGCCACGATTCCTTATCACGAAATTCCGCACTTTCCCGAATCGACGGTCGAGTCGCACACCGGGCAACTGGTCTGCGGCACCCTGAGCGGCCTGCCGATCGTGGCTATGGAGGGACGGTTTCATTTCTACGAAGGGTATTCCATGCGGGAAGTGACGTTTCCCGTGCGGGTGATGCAGGAACTCGGCGTGGAGATTTTATTGGTCACCAATGCCGCGGGCGGGATGAATCCACAGCACAATCTCGGCGATTTGGTGGTGATCGAAGACCACATTAATTTCATGGGGGACAACCCGCTGATCGGCCGCAACGACGAGAGTCTCGGCCCACGGTTTCCCGATATGTGTGCTCCCTACGACCGGGAATTGATCGACTTGGCGGAAGCGTCTGCCTTGGAATTGGGAATTCGCGCCCATCGGGGCGTGTTTGTGGCTGTGGCGGGGCCCAATTTAGAAACGCGGGCCGAATATCGTATGCTGCGGAGTTGGGGGGCGGATTTGGTGGGCATGTCGACCGTTCCCGAAGTCATCGTCGCCGCTCACGCCGGATTGCGGGTGTTGGCGATTTCGATTGTGACCGATGTTTGCTTGCCCGATGCCTTGGAACCGGTCGACATAGCTGCGATCATCAAAGTCGCCGGCGAAGGGGGAGAACGTCTGGCAAAAGTCATCCCCGACGTCCTCACACGATTGGCCGATGCGTAG
- a CDS encoding TPR end-of-group domain-containing protein, whose product MSNMHNSKATRQEEPQTEMSLADIIGRSQSDFELDFFSRIAAQSPCYADILVQLGQLLTLKGRHDEALDIDRRLAKLRPQVPQVAYNLACSYSLLGRTHEALDALRRAIQLGYWDIDHLLMDPDLTGLHSVPEFQDLLSDLDFELLED is encoded by the coding sequence ATGTCCAACATGCATAACTCGAAGGCAACGCGACAAGAGGAACCGCAGACAGAAATGTCTCTGGCGGATATCATTGGCCGTTCGCAATCGGATTTTGAATTGGACTTTTTCAGTCGCATTGCCGCTCAATCTCCGTGCTACGCTGATATTTTAGTACAGCTCGGTCAATTGCTGACGCTCAAGGGGCGGCATGACGAGGCGCTGGATATTGATCGGCGACTTGCCAAATTACGGCCGCAGGTGCCTCAAGTCGCTTACAATTTGGCGTGCAGTTACTCGTTGTTGGGGCGGACCCATGAAGCACTCGACGCGCTACGCCGCGCGATTCAGCTCGGGTATTGGGATATCGATCATCTGCTGATGGACCCCGATTTGACCGGTCTGCACAGCGTCCCGGAGTTTCAAGATTTGCTGTCGGATCTTGATTTTGAACTTCTCGAGGATTGA